Genomic segment of Prochlorothrix hollandica PCC 9006 = CALU 1027:
GATCGTTGTCGATGGATCCAAAGTTACCGTGGCCATTGATCAGCGGCGATCGCATGGAAAAATCCTGGGCCATGCGCACGAGGGCATCATAAACCGCTGTATCCCCATGGGGATGATATTTCCCCAGCACTTCCCCCACCACCCGCGCACATTTTCGAAACGGGCGATCGGGGGTCAGCCCCAGTTCATACATCGCATAGAGAATGCGGCGGTGAACGGGTTTGAGACCATCCCGCGCATCGGGCAACGCCCGCCCCACAATCACGCTCATGGCGTATTCTAAGTAGGAACGGGACATTTCGTTGCGCAAATCAGTGAGGATAATCCGCTCAGGGGAAGTACTCATAATCAGTAAAAACTCCAAACCAGCGAACAACGACTACCAACAGAATTCCCTGGCACCTGAGCCAAAGGGCACCTCGATTAATTGGGTTGGGCGGAGCCGCCCGCCACAACCCCTATTCTTGCGTTGGCACAGGGGCGAGAATTTGGATTTTTCGAGGTGCCCCAAAGAGGTATCAAATCCAGGGAAGTGCCACGGCTTCAAACCATAGCCCAAAGCCATCCGAAAACGGTCAGACCTGGGGAAGAAAACCAAAGGACTAAAACAAGGCCGAATTTCCGCCTTAAGACATTTTTTGATTTTCCATAGATACGAAAAGCGGCGCAAAATGCCGCTCTCTTTTAAGTTTTTTCTCTGGATTTTTTTAAGAATCGGTAAGTATATTTTACCATACAGAAGTCCTTCTCCCTCTCAACTAGGTTAACCGTCCCAGAACTCCGATCGAGGTTGGTAACGAACAAATTTCAAGGGTTTCAGCTTGAAACGATCCATCTTCGTTAAATGCCAGGTACGGTTACCAATCAGGTTTGTAGCAAGGACTTCAGTCCTTCTCCCTCTCAACTAAGTTGCTGTAGGTTTGGTTGAGCTTTGCAAAACCCAACAGCCACAATGGTTATGTTGGGTTTCGTTCCTCTACCCAACCTACAGACAGCGACTACAGACAGCGACCATCTTTGATCAGTTAACCCGTTCGTAACGGGCGCATGTCAGGGTTGGGGGGGGTGCATCGTAGGGGCGAAGCATGGGCGGCAAAACTTGGGGCGATCACCCAGAGAATACCTGCGCCCATGCTTCGCCCGTACCCAAAATGGGGGCATTGACCTCCCCTGGTTTCAATCCGATGCTGCCCCCCCAATAACGAGATGCGCCCGTTCGTAACCTTACCTCGCCGGTAGGCGCTGACTAAATCCCAAGGCCAAGGTTCCCAGCCCTAATAATCCCAGCAGGCCAGCCAGGGGATTTTGATCGATGCCGGTCACCCACGGTGGCACAGTGCCAAGACTGTGGGTCAGTTCCCCCACCACCACTAAATAGTAGCTCCACACTAAACCGCCATGGAGACCCACATTAATACCCAAGCGACCCTGACAGGAACGCTTACCTAAAACTAGAGTTAATCCTAATAGAAACAAGCCTGGAAATTGGGGAAATGTTCTAATTACCTCCGACCAGGGTTTAATAAAGTGCAACAGGGCAAAGAGTAGACTGCTACCGACCATTGCCCCCCACCAACCCCAGTCCCGTTGTAGTTCATCCAATAACCAACCCCGAAACAGTAATTCCTCGGCAAATCCCACCCCCAACGCCACCCCAAACCCTTCCAAGGCTATGCGTCCAAAGGCTAAACCTGGGTTCTGCCATTGGAGCCAGCCTAAGCCCCCTTGAATCGCAAATAACACCAGGATCATGAGACTACCCAGCCCCCACCCCAGCAATAGTTCCCTCAAGGTTTGACCCGTCCAACACAAACCATAGTCTTGCAAAATCTGGGGCCGTCCATGGAAACGTCGCCCCCAACGCCGCACTAACCAAATAAATTGACCATAGAGCAACCCTAAAGCTGCAATGGTTTCTAAGGTTGGGTTGGGAACGAAGAGTACGATCGGCAATCCTAGCGGTAACCACACTAGGGCTAAGCTAGCGATGAACAGACCCAGGCGAAACTGCAAAGGCGCTGGGGAAAAATGTTCAAATTTAAGGGTCAAAAACTTATTATTTAGACGTTTAGGGATAGAAGTCATACGCTATCAATGAGTGCATCAATATAAGGGTAATTATTCAGGGGTCCACAGGAGAATGAGGGTTTTATTTGGTAGGGGCAATCCCCCCGTGGTTGCCCCTACCGATTTTGGTAGGGGTAATCCCCCCGTGGTTGCCCCGACCGATTTTGGTAGGGGCAATCCCCCCGTGGTTGCTCCGGCTGTGGGTCACCAAGAGGGTCGGCACGGGGGCAAGAACCCTACCCGAAGTCGAGGGTTCCCAGGTGCAATGCATCCCGTTGATCCAGATCTGACCGGCGATCGTGGGGCTGAAACCCTACTAACTTCGTCCCCCCTGAATAGTTACAATATAAGGGCAGCTTAACAAGGGCAGCTTAACAAGGGCAGCTTGAGTTATTCCCAATATTGTCCAGATGCCAACCTGAGCATCAGAGTTGTAGCGGGCGGCGGTGCCCCATCCCCCCTAGAATTTCAGTCATGCCCCACTTGTAAGATCTAAAAAACAGCATAAAATATGGCTAGCCTCTAACCCGATGGCATGGATAGATTCTAGCCATATCAAAAACCACAATGACGGTTGAAAAATAAAACGTTTGCCCCACCTTGGGAAGGATCTAAGGGTTGAGAAGCAATTGCGATCGGGCGGCTTCTACTCATCCGGTTCGATCGAACTACTGAGACCATGACCCTTCAAGGTTTCGCAATAAAACTCCGCCGGTTCCAAAGCACAGGTAATCACTAAGGCCAACCCATTAGTGTGGGCCTCCATCATGATGTTGACCGCCTGGGGCTGCGTTAAGCTGGGCACAGTTTGCATGAGCGATTGAACCACATGCTCCATGGGATTAAAGTCATCATTATGGAGCAAAACCCGATAACGGGGTGCAAGTTTACGAACGGTAGATGTTTTTTCGATCGTTTGAACAGACACGGATGTTTCCCCTTCGCGATGAAATTGACTAATAATTATTTAATATAGCAGCCCTAAATCGGTTCCAAAACCGAAGGCGCACCCTGGGGTACGCCTTCCATGCAACGGTTTAATGACAATCTTGCGATCGCGGCAACAGCCTAAGATCGAGGCACCAACCTAAGACAAAGCGGCAGCGCCACCGGCCACTTCCAGAATTTGCTGGGTAATGGCCGATTGACGGGCCTTGTTATAGGACAAGGTCAGGGACTTAATCAGGTCACTGGCGTTATCGCTAGCGTTATTCATGGCCGTCATTCGCGCTGCCAGTTCGCTGGCGGCTGATTCTTGCAGCGCCCGCAGTAACTGGTTATTGAGATAGAGGGGCAGCAAAGCATTGAGAATCTGCACCGGATCCTGTTCAAAGATCATATCCCGAGGCAGGGGACGATCTTCAAGCTCCACCTTTTTACGCTCCACATCAAACCGCCCATCGCGGCTGGTGAGGCGGAACATTTCATCGTCGCTCACCTCTAACCCCTGGGGCGTTAAAGGCAACAGGGTTTGCACCACGGGGCGGGAACTGACCAACGATACAAACTTGGTGTAAATCAGCTCAACGCGATCGACCCCATTGGACAAAAACAGGGATAACAACTCGTCAGAAATTTGAGACGCTTCCGCTGCGGTGGGCACCTGCTCCAAATTGGTGTAGTTGGAGAGGATCGGCTGTTCCCGACGGCTAAAATATTGCAGACCCTTACGGCCCACCAAAATAAATTTATAGTCGATGCCTTCCGCCTTCAGTTCTGCGGCGCGGTTTTCGGCCCGACGGATGACGTTACTGTTGTAAGCCCCACAGAGACCCCGATCGCCCGCCACCACCAGCAGACCAACGGTTTGCACCGGTTGGGTTTTCAGCAGGGGTAAGTCGGTTTCATCAAACCGGAGGCGAGCTTGGAGACCATGCAAGACCTGGGCGAGGCGATCGGCAAAGGGACGGGTGTTCAGCACCTGCTCCTGGGCACGACGCACACGGGCAGCAGCCACCAGGCGCATGGCCTCCGTGATCTTGCGGGTATTTTTAACGGACTGAATCCGATTACGGATTGCTTTTAGGTTTGCCATGATTGATTTCCTTTCAGGATGGGCTGTCTAAACGTGCCAAAGGGCAAGCAGGGGAGTACAGACAAACCCCGGAAAACCAGGGAAAGGGGCTGCTGCAAGGTAGCAAGCAACGGGCCTTCCCCAGGGCGATTCCGGTCCTGAACTCCTAGGACTAGGGGTTAGACAGTGGCCAACAGAGTTTGGGTACACTCAGTAATGATTTGCTTCAGGGTTGCTTCCTCAGCCGCTTCCAATTTCTTGGTGGACTGCACCGTTTCCACAAACTGCACCCCACTGGTCTTGAGGTAGTTGCGCACCAGTTTCGTGAAATCGGTCACCTTATCCAACGGCACCTCATCCAGCAAACCATTGACCCCGGCATACACCAACGACACCTGTTCCGCCAGGGAAAGGGGCGTGTACTGGGCCTGCTTCAGCAGTTCCCGCAAACGCTGACCCCGGGACAGTTGCAACTGGGTTGCTTTATCCAAGTCAGAGGCAAACTGGGAGAACGCAGCCAACTCATCAAACTGGGCCAATTCCAACTTGAGGCGACCCGCCACCTTTTTAATGGCTTTGGTCTGGGCCGCAGACCCAACCCGGGACACCGAAATACCCACGTTGATGGCAGGGCGCAAACCGGAGTTGAACAGGTCAGAGGACAGGAAAATCTGACCATCGGTGATGGAAATGACGTTGGTGGGAATATAGGCAGACACGTCACCGGCTTGGGTTTCAACGATGGGTAGAGCCGTCATGCTGCCCCCACCCAATTCGTCGTTAAGCTTAGCGGCCCGCTCCAACAAACGGGAGTGCAAGTAGAACACATCCCCAGGATAGGCTTCACGACCGGGGGGACGACGCAGCAGCAGAGACATTTGACGGTAAGCAACGGCTTGCTTACTCAAGTCATCGTAGATAACCAGGGTCGCCTTACCCTTATACATGAAGTATTCGGCCATGGTCGCGCCGGTATAGGGAGCCAGGTACTGGAGAGTGGCGGGGTCACTGGCGTTAGCGGCCACAACGATGGTGTAGTCCAGAGCGCCACGATCGCGCAGGACATCAACGATTTGAGCCACAGAGGAGGCTTTCTGACCAATGGCCACATAGACACAGATCACATCTTCACTCTTCTGATTGAGGATGGTGTCAATGGCAATGGCGGTTTTACCGGTTTGGCGGTCACCAATGATCAATTCCCGCTGACCCCGGCCAATGGGAATAATGGCATCAATGGCGGTAATCCCGGTTTGCATCGGCTCATAAACAGAGCGACGGGCAATGATACCGGGGGCTTCCGATTCCAGGAGACGGGACTCACTGGCGGCAATGTCTCCTTTACCATCGATCGGCTCACCCAAGGCATTGATCACCCGACCAACAAAGGCATCACCCACGGGCACTTCAGCAATGCGTCCAGTGGCTTTAACGGTGCTGCCTTCTTGAATTTCGCGGCCTTGACCCATCAACACAGCCCCAACATTATCTTCCTCTAGGTTGAGGGCGATGCCGACGGTACCATCTTCAAATTCCAGCAATTCACCGGACATAGCCTGTTCTAGGCCATAAATACGGGCAATACCGTCTCCCACTTGTAGGACTGTGCCCACGTTGGAGACTTTAACGTCTTCACTGTATTCTTCAATCTGCTGACGAATGATATTGCTGATTTCGTCGGGTCTGATACTTACCATAGAATTTGCTCTGCAACGACGTAAGGGACGAGTACCTAAAAATTGATTAGACCGGCCCGATAACGGGAGATCGGGAGGCATCGGTGCTTCCCCGAATCCTGAGGTTGGGACAGGTCTATTAAACCCAGGAATTTATTAAATCAAAGGCTGGCTCTGGTTCCAAACCCCATCCGATCCATATAAACCTAGACAGAAGCGCGATTGAGGGAAACCCCAATGCGACGCAGTTGGCCCCGAATGCTAGCATCCAGTACCTGGGAACCCACCTTAATGATGATCCCGCCAATGATGGTGGGATCCAGGGTGATGGACAGTTCCACCGACTCTGCACCGGTCATGGCCTTGACTTGATCCTTAACGGAGCGCTGTTGATCGGACGACAACTCTACGGCTGCAGTCACTTCGGCCAGTTCAATTTTCTTTAAGGCTCGAAACAACACCTTATAACTGTGGCCAATGCCAGCTAAAAATTCGATGCGCTTACGATCCACCAACAGCAACAGGAAGTTAGACAGTAGGGGGTGTACACTATTGCCAAAAATCTGGCTCAGCAGTAATTTCTTGTGCTGACTGGAATAGACCGGACTGACTAAGACTTGCTGTAGGTCGGCGGAATCTTCCAAAGTCTTCAAGATATCGGATATTTCCTCACCGAAGCGATCCACCAGATCTTTAGACTGAGCCAAGGACATCAAAGCCTCAGCGTAGGGATCTAAAATCTCTGCGGCAACTGCACGTCCCATTAGCGACCTCCGAGCATGGCAAGACTACGATCGATGAGTTTCTGCTGGGCAGATCCGTCTAACTGTTGGATAGCGGTAGTTTCGGCTTGCTGAAGCGCTAGGGCAACCACCCGCTGACGCAATTGCAGGATGACCCGCTCACGATCGGCTTCCAAGTCCTGAGCCGCAGAAGCCTTCATGCGCTCCACATCGCGAACCGCTTGGGCCACGATCGAGTCTCGAACCGTCTTAGCGTTGTCCTGAGCCGTCGCCAACAGAGCCGCTGCCTCCGCTTCAGCCTGAGATAACTTCTCCTGCTGGGTGGCTAGGGCAACCTTCGCCGCTTCATTGTTTTGCTCAACCTCCCGCAACTCCTCCTCAATGGCAGTCTTGCGTTCCGACAAAATATTGCCGAGGAAGTTACGACCGCCATACACCAATAAAGCAACAATAATCGCTAAATTGATGACATTGGTTTCTAAGATGTCGGCGTTAAGACCAAATCCCCGTTCTTCAACCTCTGCTGCTGTTGCCAGCAATCCCAAAATATCCATGACACTTGTCCAAAACCTGTCAATGACACCAATGCACTGGTTTTAGGGGCTAATCTGACGGTGAACTAAACACGGTGAATGGAACAGAGTGCTAAGCCGCCGCTAGACCCCATATTTTCAACGTGCAGGCGATTGAACCCTAAGACCCCCAGTCCTTGGAAACCCCTAGGCAGCCCCTATCAATTTTTCTAAGATTTGACGACTCAAGCCATCAACTTCCTGTTCTAAAGATTGCAAGGCAGCATACCGTTGCTCCGCAATCTCAGCCTGGGCAGTATTCCGCTGTTGCTGGGCTTCCCGCTGGGCTTCAGCCAGTTGCTCGGCAGCAAGGCGCTGGGCTTCAGCTTGGGCCTCTAGAAAAATCACCTGGGCCTGCTTTCGGGTCGCAGAAAGGGTTTGCTCATACTCCTGGGACAACTGCTTCGCTTGACTCAGTTGCTCCTTAGCGGAGAGACGAGTGCTGCGGCAATAATCATTGCGATCGTCGATGGTCTTGCTGAATGGCTCATAAAAGACCTTATTGAGAATGGCCACCAGCACAACCGTTTGCAGTGCCATTAACGGCAAGGTTGCATTGAGATCAAACAAGCCACCCTCTGGCCCTTCAGCAACTTCGGCAGCGGCTTCCACTGCTAGCAAGAATGCTGTTTGCAAAATCATGTTTTTAACGAGTTGAAAATCAGGTCAACGATGGAGAGCCGTTAAGGGTATTAATGGCCCACGCAAGGGTGTAGCTACCAAAATCGCCAGCATTGATGAAACGGAGAAGAGTAGGTGTGGGCAAAACTGCAATAAATTACAGGGCTTTACCGTACATACCTCCCCTGGTTAGCCTCTGACTCCCCCAGAAACAGGGGTATGAGTCAGGTCTCGACAATTTGGTAGCTACAAGCTGCACTGTCAACGAACTACAGCAAAAGCTGATTAAGCAAAGGGATTCGCAAACAGGAGAACCAGTGCGACCACCAAACCATAGATTGTCAGCGCTTCCATGAAAGCCAAGCTCAGCAGCAAGGTGCCGCGAATTTTGCCTTCTGCTTCGGGCTGACGAGCAATTCCTTCCACGGCCTGACCTGCCGCATTACCTTGACCAATACCAGGGCCAATGGCTGCCAAACCAACAGCAAGGGCAGCAGCAATAACAGAAGCAGCAGCAACAATAGGATCCATGATCGCTTTCCTTAAAATTCTTAGAACTAAAAAACAGAGTGAGTCTGAAAATTGCAGATTGGACTACCCAACCTAGAGTACCAGTAAAACCCATCAAAACGATGGATTAGTCGTGGTGAGCTTCTTCTCCATGCTCTTCCATCGCTTCCCCAATATAGGCAGCCGCTAGAGTCGCAAAGATTAAAGCCTGAATTGCACTGGTAAACAAGCCCAGTACCATGGCAGGGAGTGGCACAAAAATAGGAACCAACAGGACGAGAACGGCAACCACCAGCTCATCCGCTAAAATGTTACCAAACAGACGAAAGCTCAACGAAAGGGGCTTCGTGAAATCTTCCAAAATCTTGAAGGGCAACATAATCGGAGTGGGGTGGATGTAGTTGCTAAAATAACCGAGTCCTTTGCGACTAAACCCTGCATAGAAGTAGGCCAGGGAGGTTAATAGCGCTAAGGCAACGGTGGTGTTGATATCACTGGTAGGGGCGGCTAGTTCTCCCTCCGGCAACTGAATCAGTTTCCAGGGAATCAGGGCACCAGCCCAATTTGAGAAAAAGATAAACAAAAATAAGGTACCAATAAATGGCACCCAAGGACGATACTCTTTCTCACCAATTTGGGTCTTGGCCAGATCGCGAATAAAGTCTAGAACATACTCCATCACGTTCTGAAGCCCACTGGGCACCCGTTGCAGGTTCCGACCCGCCAAGACGGAGAGAAGCACCAGGGCAATGATCACAAACCAAGAGGTTAAAAACACTTGGCCATGGAGCCTTAGACTGCCAATTTGCCAGTAGAAGTGTTCACCCACCTCTAGCTCGGCTAAGGGCAAAAGAAAATTAGTGTGCAAGAGCGTTGGGATGGTCATGAAAGGGTTACTCCACCGCCATCGGGCTGGTTGAAAACAAAGTATCAGGATCTGCTGTTAGGGCGATCGAAACCGCAATCTTGTAGCAACCTTTACCCCGGTTTCCTAACAAATCTACAGCAGTCCGAAATGGGTCGTGTGGTGTGCCCCCGGAGGGGGCAGACCACACCAAGGGTTTCAGCCATCGAGATGCCTACAACTGATTTAGGGTTGCTGTATCAAGGTATGAAGGAGATCCGAAGGGTATAAACAATCAAAGCAGCCTTATAGGTCAGGAATCCCAAGAAAACAGGTAGAAATTGCAATTGATCCCACTGGGTTGCAACAATTACAATCCCCGCAATCAGGGCTAAACGGGATTGACCACCGGAGGGTTTACCTTGACTGCCGAGTCGCTCGACGCTCCGAGCCAACATCCTTAGGTAGATAATCCCTGTACAGGCTCCCAATAGGTAGCCTAGGGCAGTTTGAAGGCTATAAAACCACCAGGTACTACCAAAGATGACAATGGCCATGGCAAGGGTGGTCAGAAAAATTTCCCGCTGTAGGGCATAGTAATCATCCATGGGGGAAGAAAACTGGGCACCGGGGGAAGTTGATGCAGACTCCTCAACAAGCCCTTGCTGGTTGTCTTGGGAAGGTGGCAAAGAGCTATCAGTCAAGCTCGGAAACTCCGAAACACCGGTCAACATTGATGGCCTATGTCTTGCGGAACGATCGCACCTCTGCTAGGGCTAGAGACTACTATCAACCCAAACTTCCAAAAGTTTTAAGATCCTAGGCCAATGGCAATCATATCATGGTGGGGTAACAATACTTAACCGAACCCCAGCAGATCTGAAGACAGCCCTGAAAACGTTGCAAGGCTTAAAAATTATGGCAGTAACCAGTGTTGAGTAGGGCTGGGATCCCCCAGGAATCTCGGTCGCTGGGGCGAGCTTATGCTGGGGCGAGCTTATGCTGGGGCGAACTTAGATCTCTGCCTCGATCGGATCTAAGGCGGGTTGGATACCATGGCGGGGATCCCAATAGACAGCCGTCTGGCGATCGCCGCCATAGACGGGGATCCCCTGCTGTTGGAACTGTTCGAGGGTAGCCAGGGGGGGTTCCTTGACCGTGGCGATCGCCCCCTGCCAGGGAAAACCGGTGATCACCTCAGGCAGTAGGGGTTCCCCAGTCCACCACAACCAAGCCGTGGGCGGTAAGTCTAACGCCCTCAGCAGGGGTAACAGGTTCTCTTGTTCCGGCTCCGAGAGGGAGAAAAAAGCGAGCCAATGGTGTTGCCCCCAGGTCCAGTGCCACAGTTGCCCTGGGGTGGAGTCAGCCGTGGAGTTTGCCGTGGAATCTGCCGTGGAATCTGCCACATTTGCCACAAACGACGTTGGCCACAACCGTTGCAGGGTTAGAGGGTTCAGGGTTTGGGCTTGGGCCGGGAGACGATCATAGTGGCCCTGAACCTGGGCTAAACGCTCCTGAAG
This window contains:
- a CDS encoding CPBP family intramembrane glutamic endopeptidase — its product is MTSIPKRLNNKFLTLKFEHFSPAPLQFRLGLFIASLALVWLPLGLPIVLFVPNPTLETIAALGLLYGQFIWLVRRWGRRFHGRPQILQDYGLCWTGQTLRELLLGWGLGSLMILVLFAIQGGLGWLQWQNPGLAFGRIALEGFGVALGVGFAEELLFRGWLLDELQRDWGWWGAMVGSSLLFALLHFIKPWSEVIRTFPQFPGLFLLGLTLVLGKRSCQGRLGINVGLHGGLVWSYYLVVVGELTHSLGTVPPWVTGIDQNPLAGLLGLLGLGTLALGFSQRLPAR
- the clpS gene encoding ATP-dependent Clp protease adapter ClpS, yielding MSVQTIEKTSTVRKLAPRYRVLLHNDDFNPMEHVVQSLMQTVPSLTQPQAVNIMMEAHTNGLALVITCALEPAEFYCETLKGHGLSSSIEPDE
- a CDS encoding F0F1 ATP synthase subunit gamma — translated: MANLKAIRNRIQSVKNTRKITEAMRLVAAARVRRAQEQVLNTRPFADRLAQVLHGLQARLRFDETDLPLLKTQPVQTVGLLVVAGDRGLCGAYNSNVIRRAENRAAELKAEGIDYKFILVGRKGLQYFSRREQPILSNYTNLEQVPTAAEASQISDELLSLFLSNGVDRVELIYTKFVSLVSSRPVVQTLLPLTPQGLEVSDDEMFRLTSRDGRFDVERKKVELEDRPLPRDMIFEQDPVQILNALLPLYLNNQLLRALQESAASELAARMTAMNNASDNASDLIKSLTLSYNKARQSAITQQILEVAGGAAALS
- the atpA gene encoding F0F1 ATP synthase subunit alpha; translated protein: MVSIRPDEISNIIRQQIEEYSEDVKVSNVGTVLQVGDGIARIYGLEQAMSGELLEFEDGTVGIALNLEEDNVGAVLMGQGREIQEGSTVKATGRIAEVPVGDAFVGRVINALGEPIDGKGDIAASESRLLESEAPGIIARRSVYEPMQTGITAIDAIIPIGRGQRELIIGDRQTGKTAIAIDTILNQKSEDVICVYVAIGQKASSVAQIVDVLRDRGALDYTIVVAANASDPATLQYLAPYTGATMAEYFMYKGKATLVIYDDLSKQAVAYRQMSLLLRRPPGREAYPGDVFYLHSRLLERAAKLNDELGGGSMTALPIVETQAGDVSAYIPTNVISITDGQIFLSSDLFNSGLRPAINVGISVSRVGSAAQTKAIKKVAGRLKLELAQFDELAAFSQFASDLDKATQLQLSRGQRLRELLKQAQYTPLSLAEQVSLVYAGVNGLLDEVPLDKVTDFTKLVRNYLKTSGVQFVETVQSTKKLEAAEEATLKQIITECTQTLLATV
- the atpH gene encoding ATP synthase F1 subunit delta yields the protein MGRAVAAEILDPYAEALMSLAQSKDLVDRFGEEISDILKTLEDSADLQQVLVSPVYSSQHKKLLLSQIFGNSVHPLLSNFLLLLVDRKRIEFLAGIGHSYKVLFRALKKIELAEVTAAVELSSDQQRSVKDQVKAMTGAESVELSITLDPTIIGGIIIKVGSQVLDASIRGQLRRIGVSLNRASV
- a CDS encoding F0F1 ATP synthase subunit B yields the protein MDILGLLATAAEVEERGFGLNADILETNVINLAIIVALLVYGGRNFLGNILSERKTAIEEELREVEQNNEAAKVALATQQEKLSQAEAEAAALLATAQDNAKTVRDSIVAQAVRDVERMKASAAQDLEADRERVILQLRQRVVALALQQAETTAIQQLDGSAQQKLIDRSLAMLGGR
- a CDS encoding F0F1 ATP synthase subunit B', producing the protein MILQTAFLLAVEAAAEVAEGPEGGLFDLNATLPLMALQTVVLVAILNKVFYEPFSKTIDDRNDYCRSTRLSAKEQLSQAKQLSQEYEQTLSATRKQAQVIFLEAQAEAQRLAAEQLAEAQREAQQQRNTAQAEIAEQRYAALQSLEQEVDGLSRQILEKLIGAA
- the atpE gene encoding ATP synthase F0 subunit C; translated protein: MDPIVAAASVIAAALAVGLAAIGPGIGQGNAAGQAVEGIARQPEAEGKIRGTLLLSLAFMEALTIYGLVVALVLLFANPFA
- the atpB gene encoding F0F1 ATP synthase subunit A yields the protein MTIPTLLHTNFLLPLAELEVGEHFYWQIGSLRLHGQVFLTSWFVIIALVLLSVLAGRNLQRVPSGLQNVMEYVLDFIRDLAKTQIGEKEYRPWVPFIGTLFLFIFFSNWAGALIPWKLIQLPEGELAAPTSDINTTVALALLTSLAYFYAGFSRKGLGYFSNYIHPTPIMLPFKILEDFTKPLSLSFRLFGNILADELVVAVLVLLVPIFVPLPAMVLGLFTSAIQALIFATLAAAYIGEAMEEHGEEAHHD
- a CDS encoding ATP synthase subunit I, with product MTDSSLPPSQDNQQGLVEESASTSPGAQFSSPMDDYYALQREIFLTTLAMAIVIFGSTWWFYSLQTALGYLLGACTGIIYLRMLARSVERLGSQGKPSGGQSRLALIAGIVIVATQWDQLQFLPVFLGFLTYKAALIVYTLRISFIP